From the genome of Deltaproteobacteria bacterium, one region includes:
- a CDS encoding glycosyltransferase family 1 protein, with translation MARILVTGFCAVPGPHRVGVQIPHVLRALSGRHQVEVLTIRRGEQAYVEQYRRTRMLRVPVPEAPVTKQIDAFRRALRRQLEGAEYDVVHFRDGWAGVPVMELRDRLKLRTVFDVARGPMAQAPIPDEALQAALARDEQACLAAADLVLAPTEPAARYLSSRGAGDRVRLVPPGVDVDRFDWDHARPGPARIVYAGMIRRGRGIRALLRAMVEVVTRTDAHLALIGPVDPGFVDVLRRDIAKYGLSQRVWVPGAVDNERVPEELAAATICVAPMALELARQPTALYPTKLLEYMACRRVLVAPRCGTVRLVVDDGQHGVLFEPGDPTDLAAQILRLLADPALRDRLARAAYDRVRAGYTAAATRRELLAAYEPLVADLPETTDTGPRVFGPLHERDETAEVTDSQLEPVDDDARPPVRSADTDAESLFAAPAPFAPEAADDPTNVEVSMPLAERTDESPVAGASEWVVAPPGTASGAVPIDIPRTRTATALRENRFVAGELEVPSPASERVPQGAAPDEDEPVIGMFAAAAPLLGDDAPDDTGEAAPAPDPE, from the coding sequence ATGGCTCGCATCCTCGTCACCGGGTTTTGCGCCGTCCCGGGCCCTCACCGGGTCGGGGTGCAGATTCCGCACGTGTTGCGCGCGCTGTCGGGCCGCCACCAGGTCGAAGTGCTCACGATCCGTCGCGGCGAGCAGGCCTACGTGGAGCAGTACCGGCGGACGCGGATGCTTCGCGTGCCGGTCCCGGAGGCGCCGGTCACCAAACAGATCGACGCCTTCCGTCGCGCGCTGCGCCGCCAGCTCGAGGGGGCCGAGTACGACGTCGTCCACTTTCGCGACGGTTGGGCGGGCGTGCCGGTCATGGAGCTGCGCGATCGGCTCAAGCTTCGCACGGTGTTCGACGTCGCCCGCGGTCCGATGGCGCAGGCGCCGATCCCCGACGAGGCGCTGCAGGCGGCGCTCGCGCGCGACGAGCAGGCGTGTCTGGCCGCTGCGGATCTCGTGCTGGCGCCGACGGAGCCGGCGGCGCGGTATCTGTCGTCGCGCGGCGCCGGCGACCGCGTGCGCCTCGTGCCGCCGGGGGTGGACGTCGATCGCTTCGACTGGGATCACGCCCGCCCGGGGCCGGCGCGCATCGTCTACGCGGGCATGATCCGGCGCGGCCGCGGCATCCGTGCGCTGCTGCGCGCGATGGTCGAGGTCGTCACCCGCACCGACGCGCATCTCGCGCTGATCGGCCCGGTCGATCCCGGCTTCGTCGACGTGCTGCGGCGCGACATCGCCAAGTACGGGTTGAGCCAGCGCGTGTGGGTACCGGGCGCGGTGGACAACGAGCGCGTGCCCGAGGAGCTCGCAGCCGCGACGATCTGCGTCGCGCCGATGGCGCTGGAACTGGCGCGCCAACCGACGGCGCTGTACCCGACCAAACTGCTCGAGTACATGGCCTGCCGCCGGGTGCTCGTCGCGCCGCGCTGCGGCACCGTCCGGCTTGTGGTGGACGACGGCCAGCACGGGGTCCTGTTCGAGCCGGGCGATCCGACCGATCTCGCCGCCCAGATCCTGCGGCTGCTCGCGGATCCGGCGCTGCGCGACCGGCTCGCGCGGGCCGCGTACGACCGGGTTCGCGCCGGCTACACCGCCGCCGCGACGCGCCGCGAGCTGCTGGCGGCGTACGAACCGTTGGTCGCGGACTTGCCCGAGACGACCGACACCGGCCCGCGCGTGTTCGGCCCGCTGCACGAGCGCGACGAGACCGCCGAGGTCACCGACTCGCAGCTCGAGCCGGTCGACGACGACGCGCGCCCGCCCGTCCGGTCGGCCGACACGGACGCGGAATCGCTGTTCGCGGCGCCCGCGCCGTTTGCGCCGGAAGCGGCGGACGACCCCACCAACGTCGAGGTGTCGATGCCGCTGGCCGAACGGACCGACGAGAGCCCGGTCGCCGGTGCGTCCGAGTGGGTCGTCGCACCGCCGGGCACCGCGTCCGGCGCCGTGCCGATCGACATCCCGCGCACGCGGACCGCCACCGCGCTGCGCGAAAATCGGTTCGTCGCGGGGGAACTCGAGGTGCCGAGTCCGGCCAGCGAGCGGGTACCACAGGGCGCCGCGCCCGACGAGGACGAGCCGGTCATCGGCATGTTCGCGGCGGCGGCGCCGCTGCTCGGCGACGACGCACCGGACGACACGGGCGAGGCGGCGCCCGCGCCCGACCCGGAGTGA
- a CDS encoding M20/M25/M40 family metallo-hydrolase gives MVIPTWILLSGRCDRATQSSTLAAARYPVGMGALAGVTAAAAVAAATCSSPSAPRTAAGRPLGAPAAAAPRRAASVAPHARIDPGAIVADVARLCAPEFAGRGSYQPGGRAAAEWVAARFAEAGLDVVRQPIGDGAINVVGVRRAGPRAVVVSAHYDHLGVGPDGTVYPGADDNASGVAVMLAVMRAVADRPSRRTLVFIAFGAEEPGLRGSRAYVDDPVWPLDATELVVNFDMVGRNLFEWLGSGRPRAVGVVGIEADARARRLVMAAARAERLQVVAGTARMLAWLGMDRRTDDWWFRQRGVATIHLSTGLHRDYHEPTDTPDRLRPDQMVRIARLATRVVADVAGVR, from the coding sequence ATGGTGATTCCGACATGGATCCTCCTGAGCGGCCGTTGTGACCGCGCTACGCAGAGTAGCACGCTCGCGGCCGCGCGATATCCTGTCGGTATGGGTGCGCTCGCCGGCGTCACTGCGGCTGCGGCCGTCGCGGCGGCCACGTGCAGCTCGCCGTCGGCGCCGCGCACTGCCGCGGGGCGCCCCCTCGGCGCGCCGGCCGCCGCGGCCCCCCGCCGCGCCGCCTCGGTGGCGCCGCACGCCCGCATCGACCCCGGCGCGATCGTCGCGGACGTGGCGCGCCTGTGCGCCCCGGAGTTTGCCGGGCGCGGTTCGTACCAGCCGGGCGGCCGCGCCGCGGCCGAGTGGGTCGCCGCGCGGTTTGCCGAGGCGGGGCTCGACGTCGTGCGCCAACCGATCGGAGACGGCGCGATCAACGTCGTCGGTGTGCGGCGCGCCGGCCCGCGCGCAGTCGTCGTGTCGGCGCACTACGACCACCTCGGCGTCGGCCCCGACGGCACGGTCTACCCCGGCGCCGACGACAACGCGTCGGGCGTCGCGGTGATGCTCGCGGTGATGCGCGCGGTGGCGGATCGGCCGTCGCGACGGACGTTGGTGTTCATCGCGTTCGGCGCCGAGGAGCCCGGCCTGCGCGGGTCCCGCGCCTACGTCGACGACCCGGTGTGGCCGCTCGACGCGACCGAACTGGTCGTCAACTTCGACATGGTCGGACGCAATCTGTTCGAGTGGCTCGGTAGCGGGCGGCCCCGCGCAGTCGGCGTGGTCGGCATCGAGGCCGACGCGAGGGCGCGGCGCCTCGTGATGGCGGCGGCGCGCGCCGAACGGCTGCAGGTCGTCGCCGGCACCGCGCGGATGCTGGCGTGGCTCGGCATGGATCGCCGCACCGACGACTGGTGGTTTCGCCAGCGCGGCGTGGCGACGATCCATCTGTCCACCGGCCTGCACCGCGACTACCACGAGCCGACCGATACGCCGGACCGGCTGCGCCCCGACCAGATGGTGCGGATTGCGCGCCTGGCGACGCGGGTCGTCGCCGACGTCGCGGGCGTGCGGTGA
- a CDS encoding FAD:protein FMN transferase: MTAPRSATAARRDAGDGPPMRCTGDASTPRTRRPMRRARAWVAAAVACAIAGLSPTALAGAGRAPDHDIRRSRQVMGTIVTVTIWGDDDEAAARAIARVFDEFDRIEALMTSWNDTSVVARINATAGTRQWATVDPETFAVLRRALDISKLTHGAFDVTVGAFWDLWKFGTNQDGSIPTDEQIAQRVRLIGYRGVKLRPATRQVRLARRGMRITLGGIAKGYAVDRAVALLRAAGFDNFLVQAGGDLYVAGRKGDRNWMVGIRDPRGGRGEPFAIAPIEDRTFSTSGDYERGFVKDGVRYHHILDPRTGRPARRCRSVTVMAADAITADGLSTALFVMGPERGMKLVERLDGVEAVFVGADNRVSVSSGLRDRLRILKPPTDGI, encoded by the coding sequence ATGACGGCGCCGCGCAGCGCGACGGCCGCGCGGCGTGACGCGGGGGATGGACCGCCGATGCGTTGCACCGGTGACGCGAGCACACCGAGGACGCGGCGGCCGATGAGGCGCGCGCGCGCGTGGGTTGCCGCGGCGGTCGCGTGCGCCATCGCCGGGCTGTCCCCGACCGCCCTAGCCGGCGCCGGCCGCGCGCCCGATCACGACATCCGGCGGTCGCGCCAGGTGATGGGCACGATCGTGACCGTCACGATCTGGGGAGACGACGACGAAGCCGCCGCCCGCGCGATCGCGCGCGTGTTCGACGAATTCGACCGGATCGAAGCGTTGATGACGTCGTGGAACGACACCAGCGTCGTCGCGCGGATCAACGCCACCGCCGGCACCCGCCAGTGGGCGACGGTCGACCCCGAGACCTTCGCGGTGCTGCGGCGCGCGCTCGACATCTCCAAGCTCACGCACGGCGCGTTCGACGTGACGGTCGGCGCGTTCTGGGACCTGTGGAAGTTTGGGACGAACCAGGACGGGTCGATCCCGACGGACGAGCAAATCGCGCAGCGCGTGCGCCTGATCGGCTACCGCGGGGTCAAATTGCGCCCCGCGACGCGCCAGGTACGGCTCGCCCGGCGCGGCATGCGCATCACCCTCGGCGGCATCGCGAAGGGCTACGCGGTCGACCGCGCGGTCGCACTGCTGCGCGCCGCCGGGTTCGACAACTTTCTCGTCCAGGCGGGCGGCGACCTGTACGTCGCCGGACGCAAGGGCGACCGCAACTGGATGGTCGGCATCCGCGACCCGCGCGGCGGCCGCGGCGAACCGTTCGCGATCGCTCCGATCGAGGACCGCACGTTCTCTACCTCGGGCGACTACGAACGCGGCTTCGTCAAGGACGGCGTGCGCTACCACCACATCCTCGACCCGCGCACCGGGCGTCCGGCGCGGCGCTGCCGCTCGGTCACCGTGATGGCCGCGGACGCGATCACCGCTGACGGCCTGTCGACCGCGCTGTTCGTCATGGGGCCGGAGCGCGGAATGAAACTGGTCGAGCGCCTCGACGGCGTCGAGGCCGTGTTCGTCGGCGCCGACAACCGCGTGAGCGTGTCGAGCGGGCTGCGCGACCGGCTGCGGATCCTCAAGCCGCCGACCGACGGGATATGA
- a CDS encoding alpha/beta hydrolase: MPPIERMMRVAHGAVRARRALRGPMRPTWSSETETLATFLHVYARQSIRLPIRWQRRAAETALLRTDAVARVACERVDACGVPAEWLYAPGCDRSRTLLYLHGGGYVIGSPESHRDFLSRLAEAAGIAVLAPDYRLAPEYRYPAQLDDALAVYRWLLDRGVSPESIAVAGESAGGNLAAALLIALRDGAGPLPAAWALLSPWVDLAGRSASIRDHARYDYLSRATLEFAARAFCPADMSREDPRVSPVHADLTGLPPLLVHVGGAECLLDEGLRFARRARDAGVSVDLDVWPDMIHAWHLYSLLPEAHAATARVGAFAAHHTR; encoded by the coding sequence ATGCCGCCCATCGAGCGCATGATGCGCGTCGCGCACGGCGCGGTGCGGGCGCGGCGCGCGCTGCGCGGCCCGATGCGCCCGACCTGGTCGTCGGAAACCGAAACGCTCGCGACGTTCCTGCACGTCTACGCACGCCAGTCGATCCGGTTGCCGATCCGCTGGCAGCGGCGCGCCGCCGAGACCGCGCTGCTGCGCACGGACGCGGTCGCCCGCGTGGCATGCGAGCGCGTCGATGCCTGCGGCGTACCCGCCGAGTGGCTGTACGCGCCCGGCTGCGATCGGTCTCGCACTCTGTTGTACCTGCACGGAGGCGGCTACGTGATCGGCTCGCCCGAATCCCACCGCGACTTCCTGTCGCGGCTGGCCGAGGCTGCCGGCATCGCGGTGCTCGCGCCCGACTACCGGCTCGCGCCCGAGTACCGCTATCCGGCGCAGCTCGACGACGCTCTCGCCGTCTACCGCTGGCTCCTCGACCGCGGGGTGTCGCCGGAATCGATCGCCGTCGCCGGCGAGTCGGCCGGCGGCAACCTCGCGGCCGCGCTGCTCATTGCGCTGCGCGACGGCGCGGGCCCCCTGCCGGCCGCGTGGGCCCTGCTGTCGCCGTGGGTCGACCTCGCCGGCCGGTCCGCGTCGATCCGCGACCACGCCCGCTACGACTACCTGTCCCGCGCCACCCTCGAATTTGCCGCGCGCGCGTTCTGCCCGGCGGACATGTCGCGCGAGGACCCGCGCGTGTCCCCCGTGCATGCCGACCTCACCGGCCTGCCGCCGCTGCTCGTCCACGTCGGCGGCGCAGAGTGCTTACTCGACGAGGGGCTGCGGTTCGCGCGGCGCGCGCGCGACGCCGGCGTCTCGGTCGACCTCGACGTATGGCCCGACATGATCCACGCCTGGCACCTGTACTCGCTGTTGCCCGAGGCGCACGCCGCGACGGCTCGCGTCGGCGCGTTCGCCGCGCACCACACGCGCTAG